The proteins below are encoded in one region of Micromonospora yangpuensis:
- a CDS encoding inorganic phosphate transporter — translation MSPELIAVLAVIGVALVFDYTNGFHDAANAIATSISTRALTPRVALAMAAVGNFIGAHFGAEVAKTVGSGLVSLPTGRASLGIVFAGVIGAIVWNLITWYFGLPSSSSHALIGGLVGATIAASGTVLWDGIGRDVIIPMVLSPMVGFVLGYIAMIAVLWIFRKGQPAKLNRGFRWAQTASAAAMSVGHGMQDAAKTIGIVVLALFVGGYQDDPSHIPEWAFWTSAAVLAAGTYAGGWRIIRTLGRKIIDLRPPEGFAAETVASGVLYFNALVLGAPISTTHTITSAIMGVGATKRLSAVRWGVAGNIVGAWILTFPAAGSIGALMYFAVRPLFS, via the coding sequence GTGAGTCCCGAACTCATCGCCGTGCTGGCGGTGATCGGGGTGGCCCTGGTGTTCGACTACACCAACGGCTTCCACGACGCCGCCAACGCGATCGCGACAAGCATCTCCACCCGGGCGCTCACCCCCCGGGTCGCACTGGCCATGGCCGCGGTCGGCAACTTCATCGGCGCGCACTTCGGCGCGGAGGTGGCCAAGACCGTCGGTAGCGGGCTGGTCAGCCTCCCCACCGGCCGGGCCAGCCTCGGCATCGTCTTCGCCGGGGTGATCGGCGCGATCGTCTGGAACCTGATCACCTGGTACTTCGGCTTGCCCTCGTCCTCCTCGCACGCGCTGATCGGCGGCCTGGTCGGGGCCACCATCGCCGCCTCCGGCACGGTCCTCTGGGACGGCATCGGCCGGGACGTCATCATCCCGATGGTGCTCTCCCCGATGGTCGGCTTCGTGCTCGGCTACATCGCGATGATCGCCGTCCTGTGGATCTTCCGGAAGGGGCAGCCGGCCAAGCTGAACCGCGGCTTCCGCTGGGCGCAGACCGCCTCGGCCGCCGCGATGTCGGTAGGCCACGGCATGCAGGACGCCGCCAAGACCATCGGCATCGTGGTGCTCGCCCTCTTCGTCGGCGGGTACCAGGACGACCCGAGCCACATCCCCGAGTGGGCGTTCTGGACCTCGGCGGCGGTGCTGGCCGCCGGCACGTACGCCGGTGGGTGGCGGATCATCCGGACCCTCGGCCGCAAGATCATCGACCTGCGTCCGCCGGAGGGCTTCGCCGCCGAGACCGTCGCCAGCGGCGTGCTCTACTTCAACGCCCTGGTGCTCGGCGCACCGATCTCCACCACCCACACCATCACCTCGGCCATCATGGGCGTGGGCGCCACCAAGCGGCTCTCCGCCGTCCGGTGGGGCGTGGCCGGCAACATCGTCGGCGCCTGGATCCTCACCTTCCCGGCCGCCGGCAGCATCGGCGCCCTGATGTACTTCGCCGTCCGCCCCCTCTTCAGCTGA
- a CDS encoding NUDIX hydrolase: MISDRDSSAGPPLSFAAPARLIEHARRFRAEGGVPAVPRVAATVLLLREAVAGFEVYLIRRVAAMTFGGMYAFPGGGVDPSDAQTHPGWAGPTPEQWGRRLALPAQAARAVVCAAAREVFEEAGVLLAGPTPTSAVTGTPVDGAGLVGGARAVGAGLVGGAPAAVVGDVSGDDWEADRVALEQRRTGFAEFLRGRGLTLRSDLLLPWSRWVTPEFEPRRFDTYFFVALLPPGQRTRDVSGEADHTLWLPPAEAVRRADAGELTMLPPTRVTLAEVAASADLPHLVRAATGRDPATPVMPRLVDLDGETPRFLLG; the protein is encoded by the coding sequence ATGATCTCCGATCGTGACAGCTCCGCCGGCCCGCCGTTGAGCTTCGCCGCCCCGGCGAGGCTGATCGAGCACGCGCGGCGGTTCCGTGCCGAGGGGGGCGTGCCGGCCGTACCCCGGGTCGCCGCGACGGTGCTGCTGCTGCGGGAGGCCGTCGCCGGTTTCGAGGTGTACCTGATCCGCCGGGTCGCCGCGATGACCTTCGGCGGGATGTACGCCTTCCCCGGCGGCGGCGTCGACCCGTCGGACGCGCAGACGCATCCCGGCTGGGCTGGCCCCACCCCCGAACAGTGGGGTCGACGGCTGGCGCTGCCCGCCCAGGCGGCCCGTGCGGTGGTCTGCGCCGCCGCCCGAGAGGTCTTCGAGGAGGCGGGGGTCCTGCTCGCCGGCCCGACCCCGACCAGCGCTGTCACCGGCACGCCGGTCGACGGTGCCGGGCTGGTCGGTGGTGCGCGGGCTGTCGGGGCGGGGCTGGTCGGTGGTGCGCCGGCCGCCGTGGTCGGTGACGTCAGTGGTGACGACTGGGAGGCCGACCGGGTCGCCCTGGAGCAGCGTCGTACCGGGTTCGCCGAGTTCCTGCGCGGTCGGGGCCTGACGCTCCGGTCGGACCTGCTGCTGCCGTGGAGCCGGTGGGTCACCCCGGAGTTCGAGCCGCGCCGCTTCGACACGTACTTCTTCGTGGCGTTGTTGCCGCCGGGACAGCGGACTCGGGACGTCTCCGGCGAGGCCGACCACACGCTGTGGTTGCCGCCGGCCGAGGCGGTCCGCCGGGCCGACGCCGGGGAGCTGACCATGCTCCCCCCGACCCGGGTGACGCTCGCTGAGGTCGCGGCGTCGGCAGACCTACCCCATCTGGTACGTGCCGCGACCGGTCGCGACCCGGCCACCCCGGTCATGCCCCGCCTGGTCGACCTGGACGGCGAGACGCCCCGCTTCCTGCTCGGCTGA
- a CDS encoding DivIVA domain-containing protein — MTRRRPARHRRGVAPGRPDSAAGTTGAVYRSRNCVPLLPTQVRQWRFGRTRFGRRGLDPAEVRRFVDRVAGELAAAQEAAERARGEAYQVKEALRRWQSEQTRWCDRYALYR, encoded by the coding sequence TTGACCCGCCGTCGTCCCGCTCGGCATCGACGGGGTGTCGCCCCTGGCCGGCCCGACAGCGCCGCCGGGACCACCGGGGCCGTGTACCGGTCGCGGAACTGCGTACCGCTGCTGCCGACGCAGGTGCGGCAGTGGCGCTTCGGGCGTACCCGGTTCGGTCGACGCGGGTTGGACCCGGCGGAGGTGCGGCGCTTCGTGGACCGGGTCGCGGGCGAGCTGGCCGCCGCGCAGGAGGCGGCCGAGCGGGCGCGCGGTGAGGCGTACCAGGTCAAGGAGGCGCTGCGGCGCTGGCAGTCGGAGCAGACCCGGTGGTGCGACCGGTACGCCCTCTACCGGTGA
- a CDS encoding helix-turn-helix transcriptional regulator encodes MPRHPLLRVMGAAEIAEYLGVSRQWVEVLSKRRDFPEPSATLKAGRIWRTEDIEQWAAEHRPQPEPDESS; translated from the coding sequence GTGCCTCGTCATCCACTGCTGCGCGTGATGGGTGCCGCTGAGATCGCGGAGTACCTCGGCGTGTCCCGGCAGTGGGTGGAGGTGCTCAGCAAGCGCCGGGACTTCCCCGAACCGTCGGCGACGCTGAAGGCCGGTCGCATCTGGCGTACCGAGGACATCGAGCAGTGGGCGGCCGAACACCGCCCCCAACCCGAGCCCGACGAGTCCTCCTAG
- a CDS encoding phosphate signaling complex PhoU family protein: MSRYTHLADFDQLAGMLAVAGRELCPVIRSASRALLEADAEAARAVRAEVAAARGLHDRIESWVPAVLARRQPVASDLRLLVAGLRMNGDMRRMGVLAGHIAGVALSRYPDPVLPAQVRPTFVAMADAAARLADKAALVMATRDRVDAIQTGLDDDELDALQRSLFTVLTDDWPYGIPAAVDVAMLGRYYERFADHAVGVARQVAYLIDGNR, from the coding sequence ATGAGCCGGTACACGCACCTGGCAGACTTCGACCAGTTGGCAGGAATGTTGGCGGTGGCCGGGCGGGAGCTGTGTCCGGTGATCCGGTCGGCGAGCCGGGCCCTGCTGGAGGCCGACGCCGAGGCCGCACGGGCGGTACGCGCCGAGGTGGCCGCCGCCCGCGGACTGCACGACCGGATCGAGAGCTGGGTGCCGGCGGTGCTGGCCCGCCGCCAACCGGTCGCCTCCGACCTGCGGCTGCTCGTGGCCGGGCTGCGGATGAACGGGGACATGCGCCGGATGGGGGTGCTCGCCGGGCACATCGCCGGGGTGGCCCTCAGCCGGTACCCGGACCCGGTCCTGCCGGCCCAGGTGCGCCCCACCTTCGTGGCGATGGCCGACGCGGCGGCCCGGCTTGCCGACAAGGCCGCCCTGGTGATGGCGACCCGGGACCGGGTGGACGCGATCCAGACCGGCCTGGACGACGACGAGCTGGACGCGCTGCAACGCTCGCTCTTCACCGTGCTCACCGACGACTGGCCGTACGGCATCCCCGCTGCCGTCGACGTGGCGATGCTCGGCCGCTACTACGAACGCTTCGCCGACCACGCCGTCGGGGTGGCCCGCCAGGTCGCCTACCTGATCGACGGCAACCGCTGA
- a CDS encoding Gfo/Idh/MocA family protein, whose protein sequence is MTRWGILATGNIAARFAADLKLVPGAELVAVGSRSTASAETFARTHDIGRAYGSWAELAADDDLDVVYVATPHSAHHEATTICLDAGRAVLVEKPFTLDLADSTELVETARAKGIFLMEAMWMRCNPVVRRVCELVADGAIGELTTVRADFGVAGPFPPESRMRARALGGGALLDLGVYPVSLAHLLLGVPQHIRSWAKISPEGVDENTGIVFGYDNGAVATLGCGILGHTPANAVIGGTTGRIELADPFFRPGTVTVHRAGAEPETIVAEHVGSGYQDEAAEVQRCLAEGLTESPLVPHSTTLEVMGLLDAVRAQIGVTYR, encoded by the coding sequence ATGACACGTTGGGGCATTCTCGCCACCGGAAACATCGCCGCCCGCTTCGCCGCCGACCTGAAACTGGTGCCGGGGGCCGAACTGGTCGCGGTCGGCTCGCGCAGCACCGCCAGCGCCGAGACCTTCGCGCGGACGCACGACATCGGGCGGGCGTACGGCTCCTGGGCCGAACTCGCCGCGGACGACGACCTGGACGTGGTGTACGTCGCCACCCCGCACTCCGCCCACCACGAGGCCACCACGATCTGTCTCGACGCGGGCCGGGCGGTGCTGGTGGAGAAGCCGTTCACCCTCGACCTGGCCGACAGCACCGAGCTGGTCGAGACCGCCCGCGCCAAGGGGATCTTCCTCATGGAGGCGATGTGGATGCGCTGCAATCCGGTCGTACGCCGAGTGTGTGAGCTGGTCGCCGACGGCGCGATCGGGGAGCTGACCACCGTGCGGGCCGATTTCGGGGTCGCCGGGCCGTTCCCGCCGGAGAGCCGGATGCGGGCCCGGGCCCTCGGTGGTGGGGCCCTGCTCGACCTGGGGGTGTACCCGGTGAGCCTGGCGCACCTGCTGCTCGGCGTGCCGCAGCACATCCGTTCCTGGGCGAAGATCAGCCCGGAGGGGGTGGACGAGAACACCGGCATCGTCTTCGGCTACGACAACGGCGCGGTCGCCACGCTGGGCTGCGGCATCCTCGGACACACCCCGGCGAACGCGGTGATCGGCGGGACCACCGGCCGGATCGAGCTGGCCGACCCGTTCTTCCGGCCCGGCACGGTGACCGTGCACCGGGCCGGGGCCGAGCCGGAGACCATCGTCGCCGAGCACGTCGGGTCGGGCTACCAGGACGAGGCGGCCGAGGTGCAGCGCTGCCTCGCCGAAGGGCTGACCGAGAGCCCACTGGTCCCGCACTCGACCACGCTGGAGGTGATGGGCCTGCTGGACGCCGTCCGCGCCCAGATCGGCGTCACCTACCGCTGA
- a CDS encoding helix-turn-helix domain-containing protein has product MTGEPVAGDGRGGGGVIEGELRELPIGRRVAQWRIRRRLTQQMLADRLGKSKSWVDKVERGIRTLDRYSVIQDLGRVLRVDPVLLLGRPEPPTVTPAADGVEEVRAALARYDSAPAVRPAPTAAELDRQVAHAWLAYQHAHYPQLLRTLPALLDTVRPVRAEPAGEVYRVTAAVLVKLGAAELAWLAADRAMTMAAGDPLRAAVAAIPLGAALRALGRGRLALAATVAAADALPGTELWSPSGAELSVRGTLLVEGAFAAANCGDRSRAEELLDRAALLAEWRRLPAEHRGAYLVDVARAFLLVGDVPAAGRTLVELDRTAPDELRSRPFAGTVLAAVLRGGAVPAEVLRLAQRLPSIR; this is encoded by the coding sequence GTGACCGGCGAACCGGTGGCCGGCGATGGACGAGGCGGTGGCGGCGTGATCGAGGGTGAGCTGCGGGAGTTGCCGATCGGGCGGCGGGTGGCGCAGTGGCGGATCCGGCGGCGGCTGACCCAGCAGATGCTCGCCGACCGGCTCGGTAAGTCGAAGAGCTGGGTGGACAAGGTGGAGCGGGGGATCCGCACCCTCGACCGGTACTCGGTCATCCAGGATCTGGGCCGGGTGCTGCGGGTCGACCCGGTGCTGCTGCTCGGTCGCCCCGAGCCGCCGACCGTGACTCCCGCCGCCGACGGCGTGGAGGAGGTACGCGCCGCGCTCGCCCGGTACGACAGCGCTCCGGCCGTTCGGCCGGCACCGACCGCCGCCGAGCTGGACCGGCAGGTGGCCCACGCCTGGCTGGCCTACCAGCACGCGCACTATCCGCAGCTGTTGCGGACGCTGCCGGCGTTGCTGGACACGGTCCGGCCGGTCCGGGCCGAGCCGGCGGGGGAGGTGTACCGGGTGACGGCGGCGGTGCTGGTGAAACTCGGCGCGGCCGAGTTGGCCTGGTTGGCCGCCGACCGGGCGATGACGATGGCCGCCGGTGACCCCCTGCGCGCCGCCGTCGCGGCGATCCCGCTCGGCGCGGCGCTGCGGGCCCTCGGCCGGGGCCGGTTGGCGCTCGCCGCGACGGTGGCCGCCGCCGACGCGCTGCCCGGCACCGAACTCTGGTCACCGTCCGGTGCCGAGCTGTCGGTACGCGGAACGCTGCTGGTCGAGGGGGCCTTCGCCGCTGCCAACTGCGGTGACCGGTCCCGCGCCGAGGAGCTGCTCGACCGCGCCGCCCTACTGGCGGAGTGGCGGCGGTTGCCGGCCGAACACCGGGGCGCGTACCTGGTCGACGTGGCGCGGGCGTTCCTGCTGGTCGGTGACGTGCCGGCGGCCGGGCGGACGCTCGTCGAGCTGGACCGGACCGCCCCGGACGAGCTGCGGTCCCGGCCGTTCGCGGGTACGGTGCTCGCCGCCGTACTGCGCGGCGGTGCGGTGCCGGCGGAGGTGTTGCGGCTGGCTCAGCGGTTGCCGTCGATCAGGTAG
- a CDS encoding winged helix-turn-helix domain-containing protein — translation MPPQYAYQRVADDLTRRIESGEFPPGSRLPSRAELCTEYEVSSFVADRVFLILKMNGLTESLPGAGVYVKESSQPAG, via the coding sequence GTGCCACCGCAGTACGCCTACCAACGCGTTGCCGACGACCTGACTCGACGGATCGAATCCGGGGAGTTCCCGCCCGGGTCCCGACTGCCCAGCCGGGCTGAGCTGTGCACGGAGTACGAGGTCTCCAGCTTCGTCGCCGACCGGGTCTTCCTCATCCTCAAGATGAACGGGCTCACCGAGTCGCTGCCCGGTGCCGGGGTGTACGTCAAGGAGAGCAGCCAGCCTGCGGGCTGA
- the pstS gene encoding phosphate ABC transporter substrate-binding protein PstS: MLSRRVLAGVALAALALTGCGTSDSDSDTPGAGNNAGGDYADLSGELKASGASFPDAYYQEVITAFKEAAPNVTINYNATGSGTGKKQFGEGLTDFAGTDSLVKDTDGPAAGSYLYVPTVAAPITVSYNLSGVDKLQLSPDTLAKIFQSEIRTWNDAAIAADNPGVSLPATPITVAHRSDGSGTTSNFTKYLAAAAPNTWKLGSGDTVNWPSNTQGGEKNTGVAQIVKQADGGIGYVDLSDAVASQLTFAAIKNKDGQYVAPSIEGTTAGLEGAQVAEDLSYNPLDAAGANAYPITAPTFLLVKTSYDDPKKAELVKAFVTYLLNDGQDLAKDVDFAPLPASLKEKALAQVEKIQS; the protein is encoded by the coding sequence GTGCTCTCGCGGCGCGTCCTCGCCGGCGTAGCGCTCGCCGCACTCGCGCTCACTGGCTGTGGCACCAGCGACAGCGACAGCGACACCCCGGGCGCCGGCAACAACGCCGGAGGCGACTACGCCGACCTTTCCGGTGAGCTGAAGGCCTCCGGCGCGAGCTTCCCCGACGCGTACTACCAGGAGGTCATCACGGCCTTCAAGGAGGCCGCGCCGAACGTCACCATCAACTACAACGCCACCGGCTCCGGCACCGGCAAGAAGCAGTTCGGTGAGGGCCTGACCGATTTCGCCGGCACCGACAGCCTGGTCAAGGACACTGACGGCCCGGCCGCCGGCAGCTACCTCTACGTGCCGACCGTCGCCGCGCCGATCACCGTCAGCTACAACCTGTCGGGCGTGGACAAGCTCCAGCTCAGCCCGGACACCCTGGCCAAGATCTTCCAGTCGGAGATCAGGACCTGGAACGACGCGGCGATCGCCGCCGACAACCCCGGCGTGAGCCTGCCGGCCACCCCGATCACGGTGGCCCACCGCTCCGACGGCTCCGGCACCACCAGCAACTTCACCAAGTACCTCGCCGCCGCCGCGCCGAACACCTGGAAGCTCGGCAGCGGTGACACGGTGAACTGGCCGTCCAACACCCAGGGCGGCGAGAAGAACACCGGCGTGGCGCAGATCGTCAAGCAGGCCGACGGCGGCATCGGGTACGTCGACCTGAGCGACGCCGTGGCCAGCCAGCTGACGTTCGCCGCGATCAAGAACAAGGACGGCCAGTACGTCGCGCCGTCGATCGAGGGGACCACCGCCGGCCTGGAGGGCGCGCAGGTCGCCGAGGACCTCAGCTACAACCCGCTCGACGCGGCCGGGGCCAACGCGTACCCGATCACCGCCCCGACCTTCCTGCTGGTCAAGACCAGCTACGACGACCCGAAGAAGGCCGAGTTGGTCAAGGCCTTCGTGACGTACCTGCTCAACGACGGCCAGGACCTGGCCAAGGACGTCGACTTCGCGCCGCTGCCCGCGTCGCTGAAGGAGAAGGCCCTGGCCCAGGTCGAGAAGATCCAGAGCTGA
- a CDS encoding PPK2 family polyphosphate kinase — translation MSAPVGSQILPPVGASMRELLRVAPAATPVDLATIDARSTPGLPGVAVTGADRKGWARGQVRQVGAELARQQEMLFATAAAQARTAGLPAEAGPGRRVLLVLQAMDCGGKDGTIKRVAGAMNPLGLHIRSFGAPTDEELRHDFLWRIRRALPPPGYVGVFNRSHYEDVLIARVESLVDEATWRTRYDEINAFERELAADGVSIVKVMLHISHAEQGERLMQRLTDPRKHWKYQPADVDARARWDDYQAAYAEALRRCGTEAAPWFVVPADRKWYRDWAVAHLLRETFAELPLGYPAADFDVARERQRLAGELAAAPQPR, via the coding sequence ATGAGCGCACCTGTCGGATCGCAGATCCTGCCCCCTGTCGGCGCGAGCATGCGTGAGCTGCTGCGGGTCGCACCGGCCGCGACGCCGGTGGACCTCGCCACGATCGACGCCCGGTCCACCCCCGGGCTGCCCGGCGTGGCGGTGACCGGCGCGGACCGCAAGGGGTGGGCCCGCGGGCAGGTCCGGCAGGTCGGCGCGGAGCTGGCCCGGCAGCAGGAGATGCTCTTCGCCACGGCGGCTGCCCAGGCGCGGACCGCCGGGCTGCCGGCCGAGGCCGGTCCGGGCCGGCGGGTGCTGCTGGTGTTGCAGGCGATGGACTGCGGCGGCAAGGACGGCACGATCAAGCGGGTCGCCGGCGCGATGAACCCGCTCGGCCTGCACATCCGGTCCTTCGGGGCACCCACCGACGAGGAGCTGCGGCACGACTTCCTCTGGCGCATCCGCCGGGCGCTGCCGCCGCCCGGGTACGTCGGGGTGTTCAACCGGTCACACTACGAGGACGTGCTGATCGCCCGGGTGGAGTCGCTTGTCGACGAGGCGACCTGGCGGACCCGGTACGACGAGATCAACGCCTTCGAGCGGGAGCTGGCCGCTGACGGGGTGAGCATCGTGAAGGTGATGCTGCACATCTCCCACGCCGAGCAGGGTGAGCGGCTCATGCAGCGGCTGACCGACCCGCGCAAGCACTGGAAGTACCAGCCGGCCGACGTCGACGCCCGGGCCCGCTGGGACGACTACCAGGCCGCGTACGCCGAGGCGTTGCGCCGGTGCGGCACGGAGGCAGCGCCCTGGTTCGTGGTGCCGGCGGACCGCAAGTGGTACCGGGACTGGGCGGTGGCCCACCTGCTCCGGGAGACGTTCGCGGAGCTGCCCCTGGGGTATCCGGCGGCGGACTTCGACGTGGCCCGGGAACGCCAGCGGCTGGCGGGGGAGCTGGCGGCGGCTCCGCAGCCTAGATGA
- the pstC gene encoding phosphate ABC transporter permease subunit PstC: protein MTLTERKPETRPSLAPQRGGLLADRAFSWWTLGTGLLVLAILALILITTVREAWPAFAEMGLRYVTESTWDPNPAEGAAVFGALSFMYGTAVTSLIALIIAVPVSIGIALFITELAPRRLRTTAVTVIDLLAAVPSVVFGLWGVLVLAPVLVDFYRGTHDLLGGIPVLGSVFGEAASGRNFMTAGLILAIMVTPIITSICREVFGTVPQADKDAALALGATRWEMIRGAVFPHSFGGITGAVMLGLGRAMGETIAVALVVGGATNISANVFEPGNTMAAVIVQQFGESTGTFTAALIGLGVVLFAMTVLINLVAQRIVRRAEAKMRGGVA from the coding sequence ATGACCCTGACAGAGCGCAAACCCGAGACCCGGCCCAGCCTGGCCCCGCAGCGGGGTGGGCTGCTGGCCGACCGTGCCTTCTCCTGGTGGACCCTCGGCACCGGGCTGCTGGTGCTGGCGATCCTCGCCCTCATCCTGATCACCACCGTCCGGGAGGCCTGGCCGGCCTTCGCCGAGATGGGCCTGCGGTACGTCACCGAGAGCACCTGGGACCCGAACCCCGCCGAGGGGGCGGCCGTCTTCGGGGCGCTCTCCTTCATGTACGGCACCGCGGTCACCTCCCTGATCGCGCTGATCATCGCCGTCCCGGTCTCCATCGGGATCGCGCTGTTCATCACCGAGCTGGCCCCGCGCCGGCTGCGTACCACCGCGGTCACCGTGATCGACCTGCTGGCCGCCGTACCGTCGGTGGTCTTCGGGCTCTGGGGGGTGCTGGTCCTCGCCCCCGTGCTCGTCGACTTCTACCGGGGCACGCACGACCTGCTCGGCGGCATCCCGGTGCTCGGCAGCGTCTTCGGTGAGGCGGCCAGCGGGCGTAACTTCATGACCGCCGGGCTGATCCTGGCCATCATGGTCACCCCGATCATCACCTCCATCTGCCGGGAGGTCTTCGGCACCGTGCCGCAGGCCGACAAGGACGCCGCCCTAGCGCTCGGTGCCACCCGCTGGGAGATGATCCGGGGCGCGGTCTTCCCGCACAGCTTCGGCGGGATCACCGGCGCGGTGATGCTCGGCCTCGGCCGGGCGATGGGCGAGACCATCGCCGTCGCGCTGGTCGTCGGCGGGGCCACCAACATCTCCGCGAACGTCTTCGAGCCCGGCAACACCATGGCCGCCGTGATCGTGCAGCAGTTCGGCGAGTCGACAGGCACGTTCACCGCCGCCCTGATCGGGCTCGGCGTGGTGCTCTTCGCGATGACCGTGCTGATCAACCTGGTCGCCCAGCGGATCGTCCGCCGGGCGGAGGCCAAGATGAGGGGAGGGGTGGCGTGA
- a CDS encoding DUF47 domain-containing protein produces MKFSFRPNEGAFYELFTRAAQNLVKGTELLNELALPGVEVQSVSERLTEVEHDSDQITHDLYKKINSTFVTPFDREDIYRLGSLLDDVMDHLEAVGNLLYLYGLTQLPSLPREMHELVNVLDQQAKLTADAMPRLKAMKDLEDYWIECNRLENEGDQAYRMLLVRLFSGEYDALTVLKMKEVADELEAACDAFEHVANTVETIAVKES; encoded by the coding sequence GTGAAGTTTTCCTTCCGCCCGAACGAGGGCGCCTTCTACGAGCTCTTCACCAGGGCGGCGCAGAACCTGGTGAAGGGCACCGAGCTGCTCAACGAGCTGGCCCTGCCGGGGGTGGAGGTGCAGTCGGTGAGCGAGCGGCTCACCGAGGTCGAGCACGACAGCGACCAGATCACCCACGACCTCTACAAGAAGATCAACTCGACGTTCGTCACCCCGTTCGACCGGGAGGACATCTACCGCCTCGGGTCGCTGCTCGACGACGTGATGGACCACCTGGAGGCGGTCGGCAACCTGCTCTACCTCTACGGCCTCACCCAGCTGCCCTCGCTGCCCCGGGAGATGCACGAGCTGGTCAACGTCCTCGACCAGCAGGCGAAGCTGACCGCCGACGCGATGCCGCGGCTGAAGGCGATGAAGGACCTGGAGGACTACTGGATCGAGTGCAACCGGCTGGAGAACGAGGGTGACCAGGCGTACCGGATGCTGTTGGTCCGGCTCTTCTCCGGCGAGTACGACGCGCTGACGGTGCTCAAGATGAAGGAGGTCGCCGACGAGCTGGAGGCCGCCTGCGACGCCTTCGAGCACGTGGCGAACACCGTCGAGACCATCGCGGTCAAGGAGTCCTGA
- a CDS encoding helix-turn-helix domain-containing protein, whose amino-acid sequence MGLGERIAEARAESGLTQAQLAAAVGLARSALAKIENGMRGVSAVELVGIARELRRRVEWFVDPGPPAIVSYRAGRSGLATQSVDDELDRLARDVEFVAGEVPELVAAQPAALPTPTSMAAADELAVRARTLLKLGSDEPAQKLSQLVTEVGLLPFAVPLGEGADAGTVLLRTGGVSVVNGDLRVGRRRLALAHELGHYLIADPYTTDWRVATAEADALEARLDRFARALLLPESDLRGRWAHWTDNADETLRDAAVRAGSHYQVDMATLARRLEELGLVDGAQANNVRQARTKKADIVEKNLVVARELEPVALPRSYEQAVLRLYRSETVTVDRALSLLLGTFDEDALPDRPPLSDAEIWAVTS is encoded by the coding sequence ATGGGGTTGGGGGAGCGGATCGCGGAGGCACGGGCAGAGTCCGGGCTGACCCAGGCTCAGCTGGCTGCGGCCGTTGGCCTGGCCCGGAGCGCGCTTGCGAAGATCGAGAACGGGATGCGGGGAGTGTCCGCAGTCGAATTGGTCGGAATCGCCAGGGAACTGCGGCGTCGCGTGGAGTGGTTCGTCGACCCAGGGCCGCCCGCTATCGTCTCCTACCGTGCCGGCAGGTCTGGACTGGCCACCCAGTCTGTCGACGACGAGTTGGACCGGCTCGCCCGGGACGTCGAGTTCGTCGCCGGCGAGGTGCCCGAACTCGTCGCGGCGCAGCCGGCGGCACTGCCGACGCCCACCTCGATGGCGGCTGCGGACGAGTTGGCCGTCCGGGCGCGTACGCTGCTGAAGCTCGGCTCCGATGAGCCCGCGCAGAAGCTGTCCCAGCTGGTCACCGAGGTGGGGTTGCTGCCCTTCGCGGTGCCGTTGGGTGAGGGAGCCGACGCGGGAACTGTGCTCCTGCGAACCGGCGGGGTGAGTGTCGTCAACGGCGATCTGCGGGTCGGTCGACGTCGGCTCGCGCTCGCTCACGAGCTGGGCCACTACCTGATCGCGGACCCGTACACCACGGACTGGCGGGTGGCCACGGCCGAGGCCGACGCGCTGGAGGCCCGCCTGGATCGCTTCGCCCGCGCCCTTCTTCTCCCCGAGAGTGATCTCCGAGGGCGATGGGCGCATTGGACCGACAACGCCGACGAGACGTTGCGGGATGCGGCGGTCCGCGCTGGGAGCCACTATCAGGTGGACATGGCGACCCTCGCCCGACGGCTGGAGGAACTCGGTCTCGTCGACGGGGCGCAGGCCAACAACGTCCGGCAGGCTCGCACGAAGAAGGCCGACATCGTCGAGAAGAACCTGGTCGTCGCCCGCGAGTTGGAGCCCGTGGCGCTGCCCCGGAGTTATGAGCAAGCAGTCCTGCGGCTGTATCGAAGTGAGACCGTGACTGTCGACCGCGCACTCAGCCTGCTGCTGGGCACCTTCGACGAGGACGCGCTGCCCGACCGGCCGCCGCTGTCCGACGCCGAGATCTGGGCCGTCACCTCGTGA